In the Chloroflexota bacterium genome, GCAGCCTTGGGCTAGCCATTGCCTCGATAAGCTCTTCATCAAATGATGCGGGCGACTGACGCAAAAGGTATTCTTCAAATTGATCCAGAATGACCATTACGCGGCGACGCACCTTCTCGGAATAGATTTGAAGGAGTTCGGACAGAGTTAAGTTGCGGTCGTCAAGAGTAACATTAAGCACATTACTCTCGGTGAGGGCTGTCTTGACGATAGTCTGTTTTAGACTCTTCGCGGCGTGCCCATGCCAGTCATTGTGCATTACCAAGGATGCAGATCGTCTTCTTCGTAAGGCAGGAATGACGCCGGCTCTAAGAATAGATGATTTGCCAACACCACTTGGTCCATACAGTAAGGTAACTGGTGATGCAAAGAAGTGCGCGATGATGAGCCGCATTTCCTTCTCTCGCCCAAAGAAGTAGGGCGCATCTTGTTCGGCATATGGTGCCAGCCCTTGGTATGGCGAGGTGCGCTGATTCGCTAATTCAGCCTTCATCTTGTGCCCCTCGTAGTTTGCGGGCAAACGCTTCGAGCGGCAGGTCGAAAAGAGTAACCCCGCGCTTTTCCCACAAGTGTTTTTCCAAATCACTAACATCCCGCTGAATTGCCCAAGATGCAATGTTGTCTCGCCATCGAGCACGCCTAGCTATGCCACTCAACACGACCCGTAGATGCCAGTCACCTAGGCCATAGCCCAGGAATAGGAAGTGGCTTTCATCAAAATGTTCTGTGAAAATAGGCGGAATTGCTGAATTAGTAGTCAGCCGCCCCATGAAGTCGACGTAATCATCTTCAGTGATTACGTACTGATCTCGGGAAGCATCAAATGGGTCAACAGCGCCGTGAATCTTATACACGATAAATGCTCTTGGCAATACTAAATCGAGCTCTGTAGTAGAAACATGTTTAGGTGAGGATTTACGGTTAGGCCAAAACAATACTTTGCCATTTAGTTCTTCTGCAACGGTATGGATGACTACGTGGTAGGCTCTGCCTGCATCGTGAAGTGCCTGAAGTGCGCCCCTCAGGCTGGACACCTTTGAGGGTAGGTTAAGGGTGATCGCTATTGAGCCTGTTGCGCGTACCACTGGGCCTCGAACTCGCGGGGCGAGAGATCACCGAGCGCCGAATGGATTCGCTTGCGATTGTAGACAGGCTTGACCCATTTCGCTCATGCTGATCTGGATGCCGCGCGCCGTCAGCAACTGCGTGTAGGCGGGGGTCGCGTACTGCACCCCTTGATCGGAGTGATGCGTCTCGCACACGCCGTGCCGCAACGCCTTCTGCAGCGCATGCACGGCCAGCAGGTGTGTCAGGTCTTGCCCCAGCGCCCAGCCACGGATGGTGCGCGTGAAGACGTCCAACACGATCGCCAGAAACACGATCTCGCCGCTGGACAGCACGATGTACGTCAGATCGCACGCCCAGACCTGGTCGGGTCGTGTGATCACCAGCGTGCGCACCAGATTCGGATAGCGCTGGAACCCGTGGCGCGAGTCCGTCGTCGCCATGCGCCGGCGCGGTCGCTTAGCCCGTAAATGCGCCTGTTTCATGAGCCGCCGCACGCGTTTGCTGTTGACGTGTGCAAACGCCGCTTGGCGCCGCAGCAGGATGGTCAGGCGCCGATAGCCGTAGGTCGGGTAGCGGCCCGCCAAGCGC is a window encoding:
- a CDS encoding SIR2 family protein — translated: MVRATGSIAITLNLPSKVSSLRGALQALHDAGRAYHVVIHTVAEELNGKVLFWPNRKSSPKHVSTTELDLVLPRAFIVYKIHGAVDPFDASRDQYVITEDDYVDFMGRLTTNSAIPPIFTEHFDESHFLFLGYGLGDWHLRVVLSGIARRARWRDNIASWAIQRDVSDLEKHLWEKRGVTLFDLPLEAFARKLRGAQDEG
- a CDS encoding IS3 family transposase; the protein is MVEPSVALKRQLVKTLNPQYGTVRALCDLFDLAPSSFYHAGPGRIDRAADQPLLHALQRLAGRYPTYGYRRLTILLRRQAAFAHVNSKRVRRLMKQAHLRAKRPRRRMATTDSRHGFQRYPNLVRTLVITRPDQVWACDLTYIVLSSGEIVFLAIVLDVFTRTIRGWALGQDLTHLLAVHALQKALRHGVCETHHSDQGVQYATPAYTQLLTARGIQISMSEMGQACLQSQANPFGAR